In uncultured Cohaesibacter sp., a genomic segment contains:
- a CDS encoding ABC transporter substrate-binding protein: MKMLATAALLCGLSLPASARTPFSVMLDWFVNPDHGPIIIAKQRGYFAEAGLDVEIIAPADPSDPPKMAAAGKVDLGLSYQPQLYLQHKEGLPVIRVGSLIDSPLYCIMVDADGPIKKLADLKGRRIGFSVPGIEEALMHRMLRSNGVEPDEVESINVNFALTSALAAGKVDAVGGAFRNFELHQMEMVGRKGKCFFPEQHGVPAYEELIYETAADRADFTSIKAFLSATARAAEEIAKDPEGTWDEFKGYAAELDDQLNHGAWFDSHAKFSARPMALDKQGYQAFGAYLADIGMIDTVPPLEAISRDLEQE, translated from the coding sequence CAACCCCGATCACGGCCCGATCATCATCGCCAAACAGCGGGGATATTTCGCAGAAGCCGGACTTGATGTCGAGATCATCGCCCCGGCCGATCCATCCGACCCACCCAAAATGGCTGCTGCCGGGAAAGTGGATCTGGGTCTATCCTATCAGCCCCAGCTCTATCTGCAGCATAAGGAAGGCCTGCCGGTGATCCGGGTCGGCTCCCTTATCGACAGCCCGCTCTATTGCATCATGGTTGATGCCGACGGCCCGATCAAGAAACTTGCCGACCTCAAGGGCAGGCGGATCGGTTTTTCCGTGCCCGGCATCGAGGAAGCCCTGATGCATCGCATGTTGCGCAGCAATGGCGTCGAGCCGGATGAGGTGGAGAGCATCAATGTCAATTTCGCCCTGACCTCGGCGCTTGCCGCCGGCAAGGTGGATGCCGTTGGCGGAGCCTTTCGCAATTTCGAACTGCATCAGATGGAGATGGTCGGCCGCAAGGGGAAATGCTTCTTTCCTGAACAACATGGCGTGCCCGCCTATGAAGAGCTGATCTATGAAACTGCGGCTGATCGGGCAGACTTTACCAGCATCAAGGCCTTTCTGTCGGCCACGGCACGCGCCGCTGAGGAGATCGCAAAAGATCCCGAGGGCACATGGGACGAGTTCAAGGGCTATGCCGCCGAGCTGGATGATCAGCTCAATCACGGCGCCTGGTTTGATAGCCATGCCAAATTTTCAGCCCGTCCGATGGCTCTCGACAAGCAGGGCTATCAGGCGTTCGGTGCCTATCTTGCTGATATCGGCATGATTGACACGGTGCCGCCGCTGGAGGCCATCAGTCGCGATCTTGAACAGGAATAG
- a CDS encoding ATP-binding cassette domain-containing protein has product MPQYGLSGTIWLHGGRLVEPFELRLSTGWNGLLGPSGSGKSTLLRLIGGLHCEARLEGCRKGAERIGWMAQSDLMQPRLSVLQNVMLIERLAGRKADPERARALLASVGLSGYEKKKPDALSGGQRQRVALARTLMSDADLILLDEPFSALDPATRATMQELAFEHFAGRTVLLVTHDPAEALRLCQSIWLLKAGRLHEVAALPGQTVSKPHALDDPALAEQAALLLNDIRMNA; this is encoded by the coding sequence ATGCCGCAATATGGCCTGTCCGGCACGATCTGGCTCCACGGGGGACGGCTCGTCGAGCCGTTTGAGCTGAGACTGTCGACGGGCTGGAACGGCTTGCTCGGGCCTTCGGGCTCGGGCAAGTCGACGCTCTTGCGCCTGATTGGCGGGCTGCATTGCGAGGCGAGGCTGGAAGGATGCCGCAAGGGGGCCGAGCGCATCGGCTGGATGGCCCAGTCAGACCTCATGCAGCCGCGGCTCTCGGTGTTGCAGAATGTCATGTTGATTGAAAGACTGGCCGGGCGCAAGGCAGATCCGGAGCGGGCAAGGGCGCTGTTGGCCTCCGTCGGCCTGTCCGGTTATGAGAAAAAGAAGCCGGACGCCCTGTCCGGAGGCCAGCGGCAGAGAGTGGCACTGGCGCGCACACTGATGAGTGATGCGGATCTCATTCTGCTCGACGAACCCTTCTCGGCTCTGGATCCGGCCACCCGCGCTACCATGCAGGAACTGGCCTTTGAACATTTCGCCGGACGCACCGTGTTGCTGGTTACCCATGATCCGGCTGAGGCCTTGCGGCTATGCCAAAGCATATGGCTGCTGAAGGCGGGCAGGCTGCATGAAGTCGCCGCGCTGCCGGGCCAGACTGTCAGCAAGCCCCACGCCCTTGATGATCCAGCCCTTGCGGAGCAAGCGGCTCTCCTGCTCAATGATATCAGGATGAATGCATGA
- a CDS encoding ABC transporter permease produces MRKLSRPFLLAFLALAFWQAIVMLGMLPPFILPGPIAVATTIWTDRALLASHSLVTLKEVALGFVFGAGLGAGAAILMMWSPAARGGLRPLFNASQAIPVFVLAPILTLWFGYGIAPKIAMTILLVFFPIASGLLDGMLSTPQQSLDLAHIAKAGRWREMIWLRLPHALPQLAASIRIAVTYAPTGAVIGEWIGASRGLGYLMLMANARSRIALMFAALLLIVAMTLLLQTVADRLLKRWIGA; encoded by the coding sequence ATGAGGAAGCTCTCCCGCCCCTTTCTGCTTGCATTTCTGGCCTTGGCATTCTGGCAAGCCATTGTCATGCTTGGCATGTTGCCTCCTTTCATTCTGCCCGGCCCCATAGCGGTTGCGACCACCATCTGGACAGATCGGGCCCTGCTGGCGTCCCACAGTCTGGTTACGCTGAAAGAGGTCGCGCTGGGCTTTGTTTTCGGTGCGGGTCTCGGAGCAGGGGCGGCCATTCTGATGATGTGGTCGCCTGCTGCCCGAGGCGGCCTGCGCCCGCTGTTCAATGCATCACAGGCGATTCCCGTTTTTGTTCTGGCGCCCATCCTGACCCTGTGGTTCGGCTATGGCATCGCGCCGAAAATCGCCATGACCATCCTGCTGGTCTTTTTCCCCATCGCCTCGGGGCTTCTGGATGGCATGCTGTCCACCCCGCAGCAGAGCCTCGATCTGGCCCATATAGCCAAGGCAGGGCGCTGGCGGGAAATGATCTGGCTGCGGCTGCCTCATGCCCTGCCGCAACTGGCCGCCAGCATCCGCATCGCCGTAACCTATGCCCCGACCGGCGCGGTCATTGGCGAATGGATCGGCGCATCAAGAGGGCTTGGCTATCTGATGCTGATGGCCAATGCACGCTCGCGCATCGCCCTGATGTTTGCCGCGCTCCTGCTGATTGTGGCCATGACCTTGCTGCTGCAAACTGTGGCGGACCGCTTGTTGAAGCGCTGGATCGGTGCCTGA
- a CDS encoding diguanylate cyclase, with product MKSRLYRLLVITICSVLISVLVTALLMHFIFGNIPVNGLAIAALVPILAGLPITLALDFQRRKLNDALADLRLAHMQLEKLNLELEKQARYDFMTGFLNRRYFIAAVRENCRKGNAGAILCIDVDNFKQINDSFGHLVGDEALRKIAQSMSAVLAMSSVPGEQALIARMGGEEFAIFLPKADRSEAYELAERVRKAVERMPFAPAEGAEHGLSVSIGVALANGARDFETLFGEADLRMYAAKRQGKNRTILPDAAELGRVA from the coding sequence ATGAAAAGTCGCTTATACAGACTGCTTGTAATCACGATCTGTTCTGTCTTGATTTCTGTTCTGGTCACAGCCCTGCTCATGCATTTCATCTTTGGCAATATTCCGGTAAATGGTCTGGCTATTGCTGCTCTTGTGCCCATACTGGCTGGGTTGCCCATCACCCTTGCATTGGACTTCCAGAGGCGCAAGCTTAATGACGCTTTGGCTGATCTCAGGCTGGCTCATATGCAGTTGGAGAAACTCAATCTCGAACTCGAAAAACAGGCGCGTTACGATTTCATGACCGGCTTTCTGAACCGCCGTTACTTCATCGCCGCGGTGCGAGAAAATTGCCGCAAGGGCAATGCCGGGGCCATTCTTTGCATCGACGTCGACAATTTCAAGCAGATCAATGACAGTTTCGGGCATTTGGTTGGTGATGAAGCACTCAGGAAGATTGCGCAATCCATGTCTGCGGTTCTGGCCATGTCTTCGGTTCCGGGCGAGCAAGCCCTGATTGCGCGCATGGGCGGGGAGGAGTTCGCCATCTTCCTGCCAAAGGCCGATCGCAGTGAAGCTTACGAACTGGCCGAACGGGTGCGCAAGGCGGTCGAACGCATGCCATTCGCGCCTGCCGAAGGTGCCGAACACGGGCTTTCGGTCTCTATAGGAGTGGCACTGGCCAACGGAGCCAGAGATTTTGAAACTCTGTTTGGCGAGGCCGATCTGCGCATGTATGCAGCCAAGCGACAGGGCAAGAACCGGACCATTCTGCCCGATGCAGCCGAGCTTGGTCGTGTTGCCTGA
- a CDS encoding glutathione S-transferase N-terminal domain-containing protein, whose amino-acid sequence MSDPKKLSDFPITRRWPAKNPDVIQLYSFPTPNGVKVSIALEEMGLPYEAHKVTLSDADVKSEEFLSLNPNNKIPAIIDPSGPDGDPIGLFESGAILLYLSDKTGKFIGATERDRAKIIQWLMFQMGGVGPMFGQLGFFVRFKGAEIEDPRPRERYIGETKRLLNVLNGELAEQDWIAGDYSIADMAIAPWLRSIVGVYEASDLVDFNSYGNVADYLKRFMDRPAVQKGINIPPRD is encoded by the coding sequence ATGAGCGATCCCAAAAAGCTGTCTGACTTCCCAATCACCAGGAGATGGCCCGCGAAGAATCCGGACGTGATCCAGCTATATTCCTTCCCGACACCCAACGGTGTGAAGGTATCCATCGCGCTTGAGGAAATGGGGCTGCCTTATGAAGCCCACAAGGTGACGCTTTCGGATGCGGATGTGAAAAGCGAGGAATTTCTCTCTCTTAACCCGAACAACAAGATTCCGGCCATCATCGATCCATCCGGACCTGACGGGGACCCAATTGGCCTTTTTGAGTCCGGAGCCATCCTGCTTTATCTGTCGGATAAAACCGGTAAATTCATCGGTGCCACAGAGCGCGACCGCGCCAAGATCATTCAGTGGCTGATGTTCCAGATGGGTGGCGTCGGACCGATGTTCGGTCAGTTGGGCTTTTTCGTGAGATTCAAGGGTGCAGAGATCGAGGATCCACGCCCGCGTGAGCGCTATATCGGTGAAACCAAACGCCTGCTCAATGTGCTGAACGGAGAGCTGGCGGAACAGGACTGGATCGCCGGGGACTATTCCATTGCCGATATGGCCATTGCCCCATGGCTGCGCTCAATTGTCGGAGTTTACGAAGCCAGCGACCTTGTCGACTTCAACAGCTACGGCAATGTTGCTGATTATCTCAAGCGCTTCATGGATCGGCCTGCGGTGCAGAAAGGCATCAATATTCCGCCTCGGGATTGA
- a CDS encoding bacterioferritin: MSNDKTIENLNLALQMEMSAAHQYQLNAQRLDDWGLGKLANQMREEMREEWGHSDRFIERILFLKGTPVMAFEKPPVLHDSLVELFKADLADEENAIQTYTKASKEAYEVGDIGSKALFEEIVIDEEGHKAWLELQLDLIERLGEKTYSAKFMSTGGEEDEA, from the coding sequence ATGTCAAACGACAAGACCATTGAAAATCTTAATCTGGCTCTCCAGATGGAAATGAGCGCCGCGCATCAATATCAGCTGAACGCACAGCGTCTGGATGATTGGGGCCTGGGCAAACTGGCCAACCAGATGCGTGAGGAAATGCGCGAGGAATGGGGCCATTCGGATCGCTTCATCGAGCGCATTCTGTTCCTCAAGGGCACCCCGGTTATGGCCTTCGAGAAACCTCCGGTGCTGCATGACTCTCTGGTCGAGCTTTTCAAGGCCGATCTGGCCGATGAAGAAAATGCCATCCAGACCTATACCAAGGCCTCCAAAGAAGCCTATGAAGTGGGCGATATCGGCTCCAAGGCCCTGTTTGAAGAAATCGTGATCGATGAGGAAGGCCATAAAGCCTGGCTCGAACTTCAACTGGACCTGATCGAACGTCTCGGAGAGAAAACCTACAGCGCCAAATTCATGTCCACTGGCGGTGAAGAAGACGAAGCCTGA
- a CDS encoding MDR family oxidoreductase, translating into MFDAILIDKSESGQSVAKSQISFDPLAEGEVAVDVAWSTLNYKDALAITGASPVVRSFPMVPGIDFSGIVSESRHPDYKAGDKVILNGWSVGEKYWGGLAKRAQVNGDFLIPLPAGLSMRQAMAIGTAGYTAMLCVLALEENGITPAVGEILVTGATGGVGSVAVALLAAKGYDVVAVTGRASEADYLKGLGASSILDREELTGKPRPLNKERWGAAIDVAGGQVLANLLSMIKYGGTVAACGLASSMDLPTTVAPFILRGVTLRGVDSVMVPKAIRQAAWAQLASDLNKEKLEAMIKTVEFEDVIAVAPAFLEGKVRGRIVVPVAPELV; encoded by the coding sequence ATGTTTGATGCGATTCTGATCGACAAGAGCGAAAGCGGCCAAAGCGTGGCCAAGAGCCAGATCTCGTTTGACCCACTGGCTGAAGGCGAAGTCGCCGTCGATGTTGCCTGGTCGACCCTCAATTACAAGGATGCGCTCGCCATCACCGGCGCCTCCCCCGTCGTGCGCAGCTTTCCCATGGTGCCCGGCATCGATTTCTCCGGCATTGTCAGCGAAAGCCGTCACCCGGACTATAAGGCTGGCGACAAGGTGATTCTCAACGGCTGGTCCGTGGGCGAGAAATATTGGGGCGGTCTTGCCAAGCGGGCACAGGTCAATGGCGATTTCCTGATCCCGCTGCCTGCCGGGCTTTCCATGCGTCAGGCCATGGCCATTGGCACGGCAGGCTATACGGCGATGCTCTGCGTGTTGGCTCTGGAAGAAAATGGCATCACCCCTGCTGTCGGTGAAATTCTGGTGACCGGAGCAACCGGCGGCGTGGGCAGCGTGGCTGTCGCCCTGCTTGCAGCGAAGGGCTATGATGTGGTTGCTGTTACCGGTCGGGCCAGCGAAGCGGACTATCTCAAGGGGCTTGGAGCCAGCTCGATTCTTGATCGCGAAGAATTGACCGGCAAGCCACGGCCGCTGAACAAGGAACGCTGGGGCGCGGCCATTGACGTGGCTGGCGGACAGGTTCTGGCCAATCTGCTGTCGATGATCAAATATGGAGGCACAGTTGCTGCCTGCGGTCTGGCAAGCAGCATGGATCTGCCGACCACCGTCGCCCCCTTCATTCTGCGCGGCGTGACCCTCAGAGGCGTTGACAGCGTCATGGTACCAAAGGCCATCCGTCAGGCGGCATGGGCACAGCTGGCTTCCGATCTGAACAAGGAAAAGCTGGAGGCCATGATCAAGACGGTCGAATTCGAGGATGTGATCGCGGTTGCCCCGGCCTTTCTGGAAGGCAAGGTTCGAGGCCGTATCGTCGTGCCGGTCGCTCCCGAACTGGTCTGA
- a CDS encoding TetR/AcrR family transcriptional regulator: MTDHAAESETSKPRGRPRKAPANQLARKALIRVGLVYLTERGFTDVSVDEILAASGKTKGTFYHHFKSKADYGHALIEAYHDYFAAKLQRCFSDESLTPLDRLRHFVDEAEQGMARHDFRRGCLVGNLGQEKAALTEDMCALLIAVLKDWQRRTADCLQLALAEGQIAPQQDPEALAEFFWIGWEGAVLRAKLERSPDPLRHFASGFFSLLTNTPLTHSSLQN, from the coding sequence ATGACAGATCATGCAGCAGAGTCTGAGACCAGCAAACCGAGAGGCCGCCCGCGCAAGGCACCGGCCAATCAACTTGCCCGCAAGGCATTGATCCGGGTTGGTCTTGTCTACCTGACAGAACGCGGGTTTACCGATGTCAGCGTTGATGAAATCCTTGCTGCTTCCGGCAAGACCAAGGGCACTTTCTACCATCATTTTAAGTCGAAGGCCGATTATGGGCATGCTCTCATCGAGGCCTATCATGACTATTTTGCCGCCAAATTGCAGCGCTGTTTCAGCGATGAAAGCCTGACCCCGCTTGACCGGCTGCGCCATTTTGTGGATGAGGCGGAACAGGGCATGGCAAGACATGATTTTCGCCGCGGCTGTCTGGTGGGCAATCTGGGGCAAGAAAAGGCGGCCCTGACAGAAGACATGTGTGCCCTGCTGATTGCGGTTCTGAAAGACTGGCAGCGGCGGACGGCGGATTGCCTTCAGCTCGCTCTAGCCGAGGGACAGATTGCGCCACAACAGGATCCCGAGGCGCTTGCTGAATTTTTCTGGATCGGCTGGGAAGGTGCAGTGTTGCGCGCCAAACTTGAGCGCAGCCCCGATCCTCTGAGGCATTTTGCGAGCGGCTTTTTCTCCCTTCTCACCAACACTCCCCTTACCCATTCTTCTTTGCAGAACTGA
- a CDS encoding DUF2948 family protein: MTMLKLAALDSEDLDVLSSQTQDAVLKVGDINWLKDEGRLVMSMHRFAWDEAIRQQSRFFKAKPTYERHHAIMHFNRVSGVQSRNIRSAAKDAVLNLLAITYEPSGEGPDGFISLIFAGDAEIRLAVECIEAQLKDTGAAWETENLPEHEAAETFEQQLAAVQGK, from the coding sequence ATGACCATGTTGAAGCTCGCCGCTCTGGATAGCGAGGACCTTGATGTTCTTTCCAGCCAGACACAAGATGCCGTACTCAAGGTTGGCGACATTAACTGGCTCAAAGATGAAGGGCGGCTGGTGATGTCCATGCACCGCTTTGCCTGGGATGAGGCCATTCGCCAGCAGAGCCGGTTTTTCAAAGCGAAACCGACATACGAGCGCCATCATGCCATTATGCATTTCAATCGCGTGAGCGGAGTGCAAAGCCGCAATATCCGCTCTGCTGCCAAGGATGCGGTTCTCAATCTTCTGGCGATCACCTATGAGCCTTCAGGCGAAGGGCCCGATGGATTCATCTCGCTGATTTTTGCAGGCGATGCAGAAATCCGCCTTGCCGTGGAATGCATTGAAGCCCAGTTGAAGGATACCGGCGCGGCATGGGAAACGGAAAATCTGCCCGAGCATGAAGCCGCCGAAACCTTCGAGCAGCAACTGGCCGCAGTGCAGGGAAAATAA
- the murA gene encoding UDP-N-acetylglucosamine 1-carboxyvinyltransferase has protein sequence MDAIRIVGGAKLNGEIPISGAKNAALPLMIASLLTDEALILDNLPRLRDVQQLQQILSNHGVSYMIEGKRPGQDTMAGQTVHLQAEQIIDTCAPYDLVSKMRASFWVIGPLLARMGHCEVSLPGGCAIGTRPVDFFIDGLAAMGAKIEIENGYVVADATGGLSGGDYTFPRISVGATHTLMMAATLAKGTTILRKAAKEPEVVDLAECLIAMGAKIKGAGTDTITIEGVEKLHGARHSVLPDRIETGTYAMAVAMTGGDVMLKGARAELLQSALDILEQTGTTVEASKEGIRIARNGTALKAVSVATDPFPGFPTDLQAQFMALMTMAEGTSTITETIFENRFMHVQELARLGAKISLDGQKAHVTGVRKLKGAQVMATDLRASVSLVIAGLVAEGETKVNRVYHLDRGFERLEDKLAACGATIERISA, from the coding sequence ATGGACGCAATTCGCATTGTAGGCGGAGCAAAATTGAATGGGGAGATTCCCATTTCCGGAGCAAAAAATGCGGCTCTTCCCCTGATGATCGCTTCGCTTCTTACGGATGAAGCGTTGATATTGGACAATCTTCCGCGCCTGCGCGATGTGCAGCAACTCCAGCAGATTCTTTCCAACCATGGCGTCAGCTACATGATCGAAGGCAAACGCCCCGGTCAGGACACCATGGCCGGACAGACCGTACATTTGCAGGCGGAACAGATCATCGATACCTGTGCACCCTATGATCTGGTCTCCAAGATGCGGGCAAGCTTCTGGGTGATCGGGCCGCTTCTGGCGCGCATGGGCCATTGCGAGGTATCCCTGCCGGGCGGTTGCGCCATCGGTACCCGTCCGGTTGACTTTTTCATCGACGGTCTGGCCGCCATGGGGGCAAAGATCGAGATCGAGAATGGCTATGTGGTCGCTGATGCGACCGGTGGCCTGAGCGGCGGAGACTATACCTTCCCGCGGATCTCTGTGGGAGCAACCCACACCCTGATGATGGCGGCCACCCTTGCCAAGGGAACGACCATCCTGCGCAAGGCGGCAAAGGAACCCGAAGTGGTTGATCTGGCGGAATGCCTGATTGCCATGGGCGCAAAGATCAAGGGCGCGGGAACAGACACGATTACCATCGAGGGTGTCGAGAAGCTGCATGGAGCACGCCATTCGGTTCTGCCAGACCGGATCGAAACCGGCACCTATGCCATGGCGGTTGCCATGACCGGCGGCGACGTGATGCTCAAAGGAGCAAGAGCGGAGCTGTTGCAGTCGGCCCTTGATATTCTCGAACAGACCGGCACGACCGTGGAAGCCAGCAAGGAAGGCATCAGGATCGCACGCAACGGCACGGCACTGAAGGCCGTCAGTGTAGCGACAGACCCCTTCCCCGGCTTTCCGACCGATTTGCAGGCGCAGTTCATGGCCCTGATGACCATGGCCGAGGGCACCTCGACCATTACCGAAACCATTTTCGAGAATCGCTTCATGCATGTGCAGGAACTGGCGCGTCTGGGGGCGAAGATTTCTCTGGATGGCCAGAAGGCCCATGTCACCGGCGTCAGGAAACTAAAAGGGGCACAGGTGATGGCGACGGATTTGCGTGCCTCGGTGTCGCTGGTGATCGCCGGACTGGTGGCCGAAGGCGAGACCAAGGTCAACCGCGTTTATCATCTTGATCGCGGCTTCGAGCGGCTGGAAGACAAGCTGGCGGCCTGCGGCGCAACAATTGAACGCATTTCCGCATAA
- a CDS encoding class I SAM-dependent methyltransferase — MENKTVTPEQEVPAPVNLLEPDIIKGLRVVEKILNCTNEQLLSRQFILERILEFGIVRNKNKNLARWTNWHNSSQFGVIQYPTEFADFIKQLLTVDIETAAEIGVFRGASAYVIAAFLQRRNPKLKYTMVDIKDAIIAYKRFSKLLNLEKLMPATSENILGQSFDFVFIDADHSYMGAKGDWLNVGRYANRAVAFHDIHGHEYDKLNGGIVRAWDEIKGVLVMDHSVFEFAHSPIRWMGLGLAVREGC; from the coding sequence ATGGAGAACAAGACTGTAACCCCAGAACAAGAAGTCCCGGCCCCGGTTAATCTACTAGAGCCAGACATTATCAAAGGCCTCCGGGTGGTTGAGAAAATTCTGAATTGTACCAACGAACAATTGCTGTCACGGCAGTTTATTCTCGAAAGGATACTGGAGTTTGGTATCGTCCGGAATAAGAATAAAAATTTGGCACGCTGGACGAACTGGCATAATTCAAGCCAATTTGGAGTTATTCAATATCCTACAGAATTCGCGGACTTCATAAAGCAGCTGCTAACAGTAGATATAGAAACTGCCGCTGAGATCGGGGTTTTCAGGGGAGCGTCGGCCTATGTTATTGCGGCATTCTTGCAGCGCCGTAATCCAAAACTCAAATACACCATGGTTGACATCAAAGATGCAATCATCGCTTACAAACGCTTTTCAAAACTTCTCAATCTTGAGAAACTTATGCCTGCAACGTCAGAGAATATCTTGGGACAGAGCTTTGACTTCGTGTTCATTGACGCTGATCACTCATATATGGGGGCGAAAGGCGACTGGCTCAATGTGGGCCGCTATGCCAACAGGGCTGTCGCTTTCCACGATATTCATGGCCATGAATATGATAAGCTTAATGGTGGTATTGTGAGAGCATGGGATGAAATTAAAGGGGTATTGGTCATGGACCACTCGGTATTCGAGTTTGCCCATAGCCCCATTAGATGGATGGGTCTCGGACTTGCGGTGAGAGAAGGTTGCTAA
- a CDS encoding substrate-binding protein — translation MTKLTISRRGLIKTGAFVSAGLAMPTIFTSRANAFTNAPTGSTVTLGFNVPQTGPYADEGADELLAQKLAVEHLNGEGDGGCLNTFTSKALKGNGILGKKVQFVTGDTQTKSDAARASARSMIEKDGAIMINGGSSSGVAVAVQGLCQEAGVIFMAGLTHSNDTTGKDRKANGFRHFFNAYMSAAALAPILAKELGTDRNAYHLTADYTWGWTQQESMQAATEAMGWKTVNNVLTPLATTDFSSYIAPVINAGADVLVLNHYGGNMVNSLTNAVQFGLLDKMVNGKDFKIIVPLYSELMAAGAGENIKGVLGSMNYNWQLDNEGSKAFVKSFGEKYGRPPSNSAQTCYAQVLLYADACERAGTFNPCGVAEALEGFEFDGLGNGKTLYRKEDHQCFKDVLVVRGAQNPTTAYDTLEIVEVTPVDQVTYPANHPMFGGDEATLGTCNAGA, via the coding sequence ATGACCAAGCTTACGATTTCACGTCGTGGTTTGATCAAGACCGGTGCATTCGTCAGTGCCGGCTTGGCCATGCCAACCATTTTTACCAGCAGAGCCAACGCTTTTACCAACGCGCCCACCGGCTCGACCGTGACGCTCGGCTTCAACGTGCCGCAAACCGGTCCTTACGCCGATGAAGGCGCTGACGAACTTCTTGCACAAAAGCTCGCCGTAGAGCATCTCAATGGTGAAGGGGATGGCGGCTGCCTCAATACCTTTACCTCCAAGGCATTGAAGGGCAACGGCATTCTGGGCAAGAAGGTTCAGTTTGTAACGGGCGACACCCAGACCAAATCCGACGCAGCCCGCGCTTCGGCTCGCTCGATGATCGAAAAAGACGGGGCGATCATGATCAACGGTGGCTCGTCCTCGGGCGTGGCTGTTGCCGTACAGGGTCTGTGTCAGGAAGCCGGTGTCATCTTCATGGCTGGCCTGACCCACTCCAACGACACCACCGGCAAGGACAGAAAAGCCAACGGCTTCCGCCATTTCTTCAACGCCTATATGTCGGCAGCAGCGCTGGCTCCGATTCTGGCCAAGGAACTCGGCACCGATCGTAATGCCTATCACCTGACCGCCGACTATACCTGGGGCTGGACGCAGCAGGAATCCATGCAGGCGGCAACCGAGGCAATGGGTTGGAAGACCGTCAACAACGTGCTCACTCCGCTGGCCACCACTGACTTCTCGTCCTACATCGCTCCGGTGATCAATGCCGGTGCGGACGTGCTGGTTCTCAACCACTATGGCGGCAACATGGTCAACTCTCTGACCAACGCCGTGCAGTTCGGCCTGCTCGACAAGATGGTCAACGGCAAGGACTTCAAGATCATCGTTCCTCTCTATTCCGAACTGATGGCTGCAGGTGCGGGTGAAAACATCAAGGGCGTGCTTGGCTCGATGAACTATAACTGGCAGCTGGACAATGAAGGCTCCAAGGCCTTCGTGAAATCCTTCGGCGAGAAATATGGTCGCCCACCGTCCAACTCCGCCCAGACCTGCTACGCACAGGTTCTGCTCTATGCAGATGCTTGCGAACGGGCTGGCACCTTCAATCCTTGCGGTGTTGCCGAAGCGCTTGAAGGCTTCGAGTTTGACGGTCTTGGCAATGGCAAGACCCTCTATCGCAAAGAAGACCACCAGTGCTTCAAGGATGTTCTGGTCGTGCGTGGTGCACAGAATCCGACCACAGCCTACGACACGCTGGAAATCGTTGAAGTCACTCCGGTCGATCAGGTTACCTATCCTGCAAACCACCCGATGTTCGGTGGCGATGAAGCAACGCTTGGTACCTGCAACGCCGGCGCATAA